The genomic DNA TAAACAACAGCACCCTAATTTTGATGAACTAGTGAAACTTTATGAAAAAGACGTAGTAAAACACGTTACCCCTTATTCTAATCGCATGACAGAAGCGATCATAAGCCGTTTGAGCGATCAAGGGTATAATTTGGTGATCGAAGGTACAGGACGAACAACAGACGTTCCTATTCAAACCGCAACAATGCTTCAAGCCAAAGGTTATGAAACAAAAATGTATGTCATGGCAGTACCTAAAATCAACTCATATTTAGGAACAATTGAACGATATGAAACCATGTATGCAGATGATCCAATGACAGCCAGGGCAACACCAAAACAAGCGCATGATATTGTTGTCAAAAACTTACCGACCAATTTAGAAACCCTTCATAAAACGGGCTTATTTAGCGATATAAGGCTATATAACAGAGAAGGAGTAAAACTCTATTCAAGTTTGGAAACACCTTCTATTAGTCCAAAAGAAACCTTAGAAAAAGAATTGAATCGTAAAGTATCAGGGAAAGAAATTCAACCGACTTTAGAACGAATAGAGCAAAAAATGGTTCTAAATAAACACCAAGAGACACCTGAATTTAAAGCAATTCAACAAAAATTGGAAAGCTTGCAGCCACCTACACCACCAATACCCAAAACACCTAAACTTCCAGGTATTTAAACCTTAAAAAAGGAAAAGAGTAGTTACCAAAAAACGGTAACTACTCTTTTTTTATAAAAACATTTCCTCATGTTGGGGTCCCGAGCGCCTACGAGGAATTTGTATCGATAAGAAATAGATTTAAAAATTTCGCTGTTTTTTTCTAATTTCATTTTGAGGTGAATTAATTGGTAGTTATTAGAGGTGCCCTATACCTAATAATTTATCTACATTCCCTTTAGTAACGTGTAACTTTCCAAATTTACAAAAGCGACTCATAGAATTATTTCCTCCCGTTAAATAATAGATAACTATTAAAAATAGACAATACTTGCTCATAAGTAACGGTACTTAAATTGTTTACTTTGGCGTGTTTCATTGCTTGATGAAACTGATTTTTAGTAAACAGTTGACGATATTCTCGATTGACCCATTTTGAAACAAAGTACGTATATAGCTTCCAATATTTATCTGGAACATCTGTGGTATGGCGGGTAAGTTTTATTAAGACACTGTTTACTTTTGGTTTAGGATGAAAGCATTCCGCTGGCAGCTTAAGCAATTGCTGAATCGAGACTTGAGTGTGCAAGAGCAACCCTAGTGTTCGGTGAATATCCAAGGTACGCTTGTAGAATCCTTCTTCAACAATCAGATAGATGTCAGACGCATGGCTTTCAAAAACCACTTTTTTAATAATTTGTGTGCTTAAATGGTAAGGAATACTCCCAACAATTTTATACCTCTGTTTGTTAGGGAATTGAAACTGTAGAATATCTTGGTGAATTAAAGTGACACGAGTATTCAGTTTTAATTTTTCTGACGATAAGTTGAATAGATGACTGTCTAATTCAATAGACGTTACCTGTTTACTTATTTTAGCCAGTTTCGTCGTTAAATGCCCTTTACCTGTTCCAATTTCGTAAACGGTATCGGTTTCTTTTAAATTCAATTGTTTTATTATTTGGTTGAGTACTTTTTCACTCGTTAAAAAGTTTTGAGAATATTTTATATTTTTGTTCATGTAATCACTCCTGAAGTGATTACATCTATAAACAAATACAGAAGTTAAACGATTTGTTTGTAATTTTAGTTATCTGTTTAAAAAGTCATAAGATTAGTCACTGGTAGGAATTAATCTAACGTATTTATTTATCTGCGTAATCAC from Vagococcus xieshaowenii includes the following:
- a CDS encoding zeta toxin family protein, giving the protein MANIVNFTDKQFENRLNDNLEELIQGKKAVESPTAFLLGGQPGSGKTSLRSAIFEETQGNVIVIDNDTFKQQHPNFDELVKLYEKDVVKHVTPYSNRMTEAIISRLSDQGYNLVIEGTGRTTDVPIQTATMLQAKGYETKMYVMAVPKINSYLGTIERYETMYADDPMTARATPKQAHDIVVKNLPTNLETLHKTGLFSDIRLYNREGVKLYSSLETPSISPKETLEKELNRKVSGKEIQPTLERIEQKMVLNKHQETPEFKAIQQKLESLQPPTPPIPKTPKLPGI
- the erm(B) gene encoding 23S rRNA (adenine(2058)-N(6))-methyltransferase Erm(B) — protein: MNKNIKYSQNFLTSEKVLNQIIKQLNLKETDTVYEIGTGKGHLTTKLAKISKQVTSIELDSHLFNLSSEKLKLNTRVTLIHQDILQFQFPNKQRYKIVGSIPYHLSTQIIKKVVFESHASDIYLIVEEGFYKRTLDIHRTLGLLLHTQVSIQQLLKLPAECFHPKPKVNSVLIKLTRHTTDVPDKYWKLYTYFVSKWVNREYRQLFTKNQFHQAMKHAKVNNLSTVTYEQVLSIFNSYLLFNGRK